One genomic segment of Erythrolamprus reginae isolate rEryReg1 chromosome 2, rEryReg1.hap1, whole genome shotgun sequence includes these proteins:
- the PSMD6 gene encoding 26S proteasome non-ATPase regulatory subunit 6 codes for MPLENLEEEGLPKNPDLRIAQLRFLLSLQPQSPDPAVRQELMAAIRQHDMAPYYESLCKSLDWPVETDLLNKMKKANEDELKRLEDELEDAEKNLGESEIRDAMMAKAEYLCRIGDKEAALTAFRKTYDKTVALGHRLDIVFYLLRIGLFYMDNDLITRNTEKAKSLIEEGGDWDRRNRLKVYQGLYCVAIRDFKQAAELFLDTVSTFTSYELMDYKTFVTYTVYVSMIALERPDLREKVIKGAEILEVLHSLPKVRQYLFSLYECRYSVFFQSLASVEQEMKKDWLFAPHYRYYVREMRIHAYSQLLESYRSLTLGYMADAFGVCVEFIDQELSRFIAAGRLHCKIDKVNEIVETNRPDSKNWQYQETIKKGDLLLNRVQKLSRVINM; via the exons ATGCCGCTGGAGAACCTGGAAGAGGAGGGCCTCCCTAAGAACCCCGACCTCCGGATCGCCCAGCTTCGCTTCTTGCTGAGCTTGCAGCCGCAATCCCCGGACCCCGCCGTTCGCCAGGAGCTCATGGCCGCCATCCGTCAACacg atatggctccatattaTGAAAGCCTCTGCAAATCCCTTGACTGGCCTGTGGAAACAGATTTGTTGAATAAGATGAAGAAAGCCAATGAGGATGAGTTGAAACGCTTGGAAGATGAATTGGAAGATGCAGAGAAGAATCTAGGAGAAAGTGAAATCCGTGATGCCATGATGGCCAAAGCTGAGTATCTCTGCCGAATTGGGGACAAG GAAGCTGCTCTAACTGCCTTCCGGAAGACTTACGACAAAACTGTTGCGCTAGGACATCGTCTGGATATTGTCTTCTACTTGCTGCGAATCGGCTTGTTTTATATGGACAATGATCTTATTACACGTAACACTGAAAAAGCCAAAAG TCTTATAGAAGAAGGAGGAGATTGGGATCGGCGGAATCGGCTGAAGGTCTACCAAGGCCTTTATTGCGTGGCCATTCGGGACTTCAAGCAGGCAGCCGAACTTTTCCTGGATACTGTTTCGACATTTACATCTTACGAACTTATGGATTACAAAACCTTTGTAACCTACACAGTTTATGTCAGCATGATCGCATTAGAAAGGCCGGACCTGAGAGAGAAG GTTATCAAAGGAGCTGAGATTCTGGAAGTGTTGCACAGTTTACCCAAAGTGCGGCAATATCTATTTTCTCTCTATGAATGTCGGTATTCAGTTTTCTTCCAGTCGTTGG CCAGCGTAGAACAAGAGATGAAGAAAGATTGGCTGTTTGCACCACATTATCGCTACTATGTCCGGGAAATGAGAATCCACGCCTACAGTCAGCTTCTGGAATCTTATCGGTCGCTCACCCTTGGTTACATGGCGGATGCTTTTGGAGTCTGCGTAGAGTTCATAGATCA GGAACTTTCAAGATTTATCGCTGCTGGGAGACTACACTGCAAGATAGACAAAGTCAATGAAATCGTAGAAACCAACAG GCCCGACAGCAAAAACTGGCAGTACCAAGAAACCATCAAAAAAGGAGATTTGTTGTTAAACAGAGTGCAGAAGCTTTCTCGAGTAATtaatatgtga